The Lepeophtheirus salmonis chromosome 1, UVic_Lsal_1.4, whole genome shotgun sequence genome has a segment encoding these proteins:
- the Usp20-33 gene encoding LOW QUALITY PROTEIN: ubiquitin carboxyl-terminal hydrolase 33 (The sequence of the model RefSeq protein was modified relative to this genomic sequence to represent the inferred CDS: inserted 1 base in 1 codon), producing MSVLRECAHVESCVGPVTGFLKSLRVNNNISTSGEEPILKCDDCGFKGRNLWLCLYPNCLAIGCSKFEEKDDSEDHALTHYEDNSSHALQLNLKSRKVWCFECEREVKNVLSPPRSNPQRQQLYSSSSKKERSYGDQITSDGLMGLANLGNTCYMNAALQCLSNTPSLTEYFISCFYPKAHSPSRXKSNSLSKSYCSLMLEMWTKKRSSYVVPSGVVRSIKAAHPIFQGYLQQDSQEFLRCFMDTLHEELMESFIAEEEDEENNNSNSNNAHEDSSEEMESEEGEEAESVSEVGDYETADSGLSEDGNLPEEEEGKSSIRGGGTSPVVGASGKQMLMPFSNSLAHNGRRNAESKKRKKVYKSIISDIFDGKLISNVQCLTCNRISTTEETFQDLSLPIPNQESVTSNATITNNVSQGWLSWIWSYFVGFVYGPKVSLGDCLSYFFSADELKGDNMYSCEKCKKLRNGLKYSKVTILPDTLCIHLKRFRHEFAYSSKISSKVTFPLVDLDMSPWCHKDFGSKETFYELTGVIVHSGTASGGHYVAYCLNNVDQEWYEYDDSIVTRVDPSCVLGLEAYVLFYRKSNDRMDSIRDQIQNILIRSQSQESSLMQFYVGKEWYNKFENFAEPGPIDNSSFLCIHGGVFPHKYQVINDLTIPLPQIVWEKLHRTFGGAPPCTRLYECSVCKAEQQSLMKQKSFESNEFKRLYYEFKDKKSGDVVYYLSSSWYRKWEDFVQGRQLEPPGPINNKNLTITRNGVLNFSPSSDHIEISPNIWNFFLINHGGGPEISFYPSTGFMINSTYRPPLRQRTSSEISNDSNTTTLH from the exons ATGTCAGTCTTAAGGGAATGCGCGCATGTTGAAAGCTGTGTAGGGCCTGTCACGGGGTTTCTCAAGTCTCTTCGAGTGAATAACAATATTAGTACTAGTGGTGAAGAGCCGATTTTGAAATGCGATGACTGTGGGTTTAAGGGTAGAAATCTTTGGCTCTGTCTCTATCCCAATTGCTTAGCTATTGGGTGTTCCAAGTTTGAGGAGAAGGATGACTCTGAGGATCATGCACTCACTCACTATGAAGACAATTCGTCTCATGCTCTTCAACTCAATCTAAAATCTCGAAAGGTTTGGTGCTTTGAGTGTGAAAGAGAG GTCAAAAACGTTCTCTCTCCCCCTCGATCCAATCCTCAGCGCCAACAGTTGTACTCCTCATCCTCGAAGAAGGAAAGAAGTTACGGGGATCAAATCACTTCTGATGGTTTAATGGGACTTGCCAATCTGGGAAATACCTGCTATATGAACGCTGCCCTTCAATGCCTTAGCAACACACCTAGTCTCACAGAGTACTTTATTAGCTGCTTTTATCCCAAAGCTCATTCCCCCTCTC GGAAATCGAATTCCCTCTCCAAGTCCTACTGTAGTTTAATGCTTGAAATGTGGACCAAAAAAAGGAGTAGCTACGTCGTTCCTAGTGGAGTCGTCCGCTCAATAAAAGCTGCGCACCCCATTTTTCAAGGATATTTGCAACAGGACTCTCAAGAATTTCTAAGATGCTTCATGGATACGCTTCATGAAGAACTCATGGAGTCTTTCATTGCTGAGGAAGaagacgaagaaaataataatagtaatagcaATAATGCTCATGAAGACTCGAGTGAGGAAATGGAGTCTGAAGAAGGTGAGGAAGCTGAGAGTGTGTCTGAGGTGGGAGACTACGAAACAGCAGACTCAGGACTTTCAGAGGATGGTAATCTTCCAGAAGAGGAAGAAGGTAAATCTTCAATTAGAGGAGGAGGAACGAGTCCAGTGGTTGGTGCAAGTGGCAAGCAAATGTTAATGCCCTTTAGTAATTCCCTTGCTCATAATGGTCGAAGGAATGCCGAGTCCAAGAAGcgtaaaaaagtttataagagCATAATTTCGGATATATTTGATGGAAAGCTCATTTCGAATGTTCAGTGCTTGACGTGCAATCGTATATCTACCACAGAAGAGACCTTCCAGGATCTCTCTTTACCAATACCTAATCAAGAATCAGTTACTTCAAATGCTACTATCACCAACAATGTGTCTCAAGGATGGCTCTCCTGGATATGGTCTTACTTTGTGGGATTTGTGTATGGTCCGAAAGTGAGTCTAGGGGACTGTCTCTCTTATTTCTTTTCTGCAGATGAGCTAAAAGGGGATAACATGTATAGTTGTGAAAAGTGTAAGAAGCTGAGAAATGGCCTGAAGTATTCAAAGGTCACTATTCTACCAGATACTCTTTGCATTCACCTTAAGAGATTTCGGCATGAGTTTGCGTATAGTTCGAAAATCTCGAGTAAAGTCACATTTCCTTTAGTTGATCTTGATATGTCCCCTTGGTGTCACAAGGACTTTGGTTCTAAAGAGACTTTTTATGAACTTACTGGTGTTATCGTTCATTCAGGAACTGCATCTGGGGGCCATTATGTCGCCTATTGTCTTAATAATGTAGATCAGGAATGGTACGAGTATGATGATTCCATTGTTACTCGTGTTGATCCTTCTTGTGTCCTGGGGTTGGAGGcctatgttttgttttataggaAAAGTAATGATCGAATGGATAGTATTCGAGATCAAATACAGAATATTTTGATTCGTTCTCAAAGTCAGGAATCTAGTCTGATGCAGTTTTATGTGGGCAAGGAATGGTATAATAAGTTTGAAAACTTTGCTGAGCCAG gtccCATCGATAACTCTAGTTTTCTATGCATTCATGGCGGAGTATTTCCCCACAAATATCAGGTTATTAACGATTTGACTATACCATTGCCTCAAATAGTTTGGGAAAAACTTCATAGAACCTTTGGAGGAGCTCCTCCTTGTACCCGTCTCTATGAATGTTCTGTCTGCAAGGCTGAGCAACAATCCTTGATGAAGCAAAAGTCCTTCGAGTCGAATGAGTTTAAGCGCCTCTACTATGAGTTTAAA GATAAGAAGAGTGGAGACGTCGTTTATTACTTAAGTTCCTCTTGGTACCGCAAATGGGAAGACTTTGTTCAGGGTCGTCAATTGGAGCCTCCTGGAcctatcaataataaaaacttaactATTACTCGGAACGGTGTATTAAACTTTTCCCCAAGCTCTGATCATATAGAGATATCTCCAAACATATGGAACTTTTTCCTAATAAATCATGGAGGAGGACCCGAAATTTCCTTCTATCCTTCTACAGGTTTTATGATAAACTCTACTTACAGACCTCCTTTACGTCAAAGAACGTCCTCTGAAATCAGTAATGATTCAAATACCACGACCCTTCATTGA
- the LOC121131756 gene encoding tetratricopeptide repeat protein 36: MSTRRDREILNAVINPSIPIGEGVFDEENAIDESLQDSIYPDSSQLKESKIQEEKAIEYAERNNMNEALRHMKKAIELTPDRASCLNNSAQIHRLNNDIESATRDLNKAIEVSQGIGRSACQAYTQRGLIEYRVGKKEEALSDFQLAAKLGSSFAKSICTQLNPYAAMCNKMLKNVFKALEDGSERVDNPFDNPTCHKG, encoded by the exons ATGTCAACCAGACGTGATAGAGAAATACTCAATGCAGTAATAAACCCAAGCATTCCAATCGGTGAAGGTGTATTTGATGAAGAGAATGCAATAGACGAATCTCTCCAGGATTCCATCTATCCAGATTCATCTCAATTAAA AGAATCCAAAATCCAGGAAGAGAAGGCAATTGAATATGCTGAGAGAAATAATATGAACGAAGCACTACGACACATGAAAAAAGCAATTGAATTGACTCCAGATCGTGCCTCCTGCCTCAACAATAGTGCACAGATCCATCGCTTGAACAATGATATTGAATCTGCTACCCGAGATTTAAACAAGGCAATAGAAGTGTCTCAAGGTATTGGTCGATCCGCTTGTCAAGCTTATACGCAAAGAGGCCTTATAGAGTATCGAGTGGGAAAGAAAGAGGAAGCCCTATCCGACTTTCAATTAGCTGCTAAACTGGGTTCCTCTTTCGCCAAATCCATATGCACACAGCTCAACCCCTATGCTGCCATGTGTAACAAAATgctcaaaaatgtattcaagGCCCTTGAAGATGGATCGGAGAGAGTGGATAATCCCTTTGATAATCCAACATGTCACAAGGGATGA